A window of Paenibacillus sp. 19GGS1-52 contains these coding sequences:
- a CDS encoding LysE family transporter: MNITSFFIYYIVVTFTPGPTNIVILSSVHHFGTKKAMEYVGGATIAFGLLLAASAMLNHILAGVIPNILNIMQIIGSLYMLYLAYQIYRMSSAEAKPKQTANFVSGLLMQFVNPKVLLFTLTVIPSYVMPYYTSSLASFVFVMIITVIGFLAFTTWVVFGAVFRSFLQNYQKVINTLTALFLVYSAIMVSGIL, translated from the coding sequence ATGAATATAACGTCCTTTTTCATCTATTACATTGTGGTTACATTTACGCCCGGACCTACCAATATTGTTATTTTATCTTCCGTGCATCATTTTGGCACAAAAAAGGCAATGGAGTATGTAGGCGGGGCCACGATTGCCTTTGGCTTATTACTTGCCGCTTCTGCTATGCTAAATCATATTCTTGCCGGGGTCATACCGAATATTCTGAACATCATGCAGATCATAGGCAGCTTATATATGCTCTACCTTGCCTATCAAATCTATAGAATGAGTTCCGCGGAAGCCAAACCTAAACAAACCGCCAATTTCGTCTCTGGCTTGCTGATGCAATTTGTAAATCCTAAAGTTCTATTGTTCACACTAACGGTTATACCTAGCTATGTTATGCCCTACTATACTTCTTCACTTGCATCGTTCGTGTTTGTTATGATCATAACCGTCATTGGATTTCTAGCCTTTACGACCTGGGTTGTATTTGGTGCAGTCTTCCGAAGTTTTTTACAAAATTATCAAAAAGTGATCAATACCCTGACGGCACTTTTTCTAGTTTACTCGGCAATTATGGTATCGGGAATCCTATAG
- a CDS encoding response regulator transcription factor, with protein sequence MKRRILLVEDDMLMREFITDYFKKEQWEVYEAENGRLGLEIFEQTSVDLVVLDIMMPEMDGWSVCRCIRAKSDVPIIIITARSEDDDQMLGFELGADEYVTKPLSPRVLVARATALMKRTEGTIGREGDTLLYGDLLVNRTAHTVSVAGMRINLSPKEYDLLLFLIKHYGKVVSREYILDAVWGYDYLGDLRTVDTHIKKLRAKLGDEGQYICTVIRSGYKFELES encoded by the coding sequence ATGAAACGAAGGATCTTGTTAGTTGAAGATGATATGCTCATGCGTGAATTTATAACGGATTATTTCAAAAAGGAACAATGGGAAGTATATGAAGCAGAGAACGGTAGACTTGGGCTTGAGATTTTCGAACAGACCTCTGTTGACCTGGTTGTGCTGGATATTATGATGCCGGAAATGGATGGATGGTCGGTATGCAGATGTATTCGCGCGAAGTCGGACGTCCCGATTATTATCATTACGGCTAGGTCGGAAGACGATGATCAAATGCTGGGATTCGAGCTGGGTGCGGATGAATACGTAACGAAACCTTTAAGTCCAAGGGTGTTAGTAGCTCGTGCTACTGCATTAATGAAAAGAACTGAAGGAACGATAGGGCGTGAAGGAGATACATTGCTCTATGGTGATTTATTAGTGAATAGAACTGCACATACGGTGTCAGTGGCGGGCATGAGGATTAATCTGTCGCCGAAGGAGTATGATTTGCTCCTTTTTCTCATTAAGCACTATGGAAAAGTTGTATCCCGAGAGTATATATTGGACGCCGTTTGGGGCTACGATTATTTAGGGGATTTGCGCACAGTGGACACCCATATCAAAAAATTAAGAGCCAAGCTAGGAGACGAGGGTCAGTATATCTGTACCGTCATCCGTTCAGGCTATAAATTCGAGCTGGAATCATGA
- a CDS encoding ABC transporter permease codes for MRTIQEFMKVKTTIIGIATALLFQLIFSIVWMTGYEGVSERMDKLSIAVVNEDVQSGVVIAKQLSASLPVQVTTLVDMEVARQQLDKRQIQMIVHIPANFTASAAGRDGQASIQYILNESNPSMIKSMMSSVATQITATANKQAIAVGAQAVLSKGMTVEEATPLASLLSERVVSDIQSVNIVNGTNNQMVPMMMVLASFVGAMIMAQNLEVSATAISARTGRWQRLGARFAITTTSAIIVSLVGTSLVLLLGGQAEQGFFALWGFQALFVLTFMIVTQTFLVLFGMAGMLINILMLSVQLVSSGAMMPRELLSGFYIHVGNVFPATYAVEGLMNLLFGGPGIGGDAVALLTITVVMALVIIIVAALRREPAAVGKLVAEHQQRSAPISEL; via the coding sequence ATGAGAACAATACAGGAATTTATGAAAGTAAAAACGACGATCATCGGCATTGCCACAGCATTGCTCTTCCAGCTAATCTTTTCCATAGTCTGGATGACAGGGTATGAAGGCGTATCGGAACGAATGGATAAACTGAGCATAGCGGTCGTGAACGAGGATGTACAGAGCGGAGTCGTTATTGCGAAGCAGCTGTCAGCATCACTACCTGTTCAGGTGACAACCCTAGTGGACATGGAAGTAGCACGTCAACAGCTGGATAAACGTCAGATACAAATGATCGTGCATATCCCTGCCAACTTCACAGCAAGTGCGGCCGGGCGAGACGGTCAAGCATCGATTCAGTATATCCTGAACGAATCCAATCCATCGATGATCAAAAGTATGATGTCCTCCGTCGCTACTCAGATTACTGCAACAGCCAACAAGCAAGCAATCGCAGTAGGTGCCCAAGCAGTGTTGTCGAAAGGAATGACCGTCGAGGAAGCTACACCCCTTGCCTCTCTGCTGTCAGAGCGTGTCGTATCCGATATTCAATCAGTCAATATAGTAAATGGTACGAACAACCAAATGGTCCCCATGATGATGGTGCTTGCTTCCTTTGTTGGGGCGATGATTATGGCTCAGAATCTAGAGGTATCGGCAACAGCGATCTCCGCCCGAACTGGACGTTGGCAGCGGCTCGGCGCGCGATTTGCCATTACAACTACGTCTGCAATCATTGTTTCGCTCGTGGGAACCTCCCTCGTCCTACTGCTGGGCGGTCAGGCCGAACAGGGATTCTTCGCCTTATGGGGGTTTCAGGCTCTGTTTGTGCTCACATTTATGATTGTTACGCAGACATTCCTTGTTCTGTTCGGCATGGCTGGAATGTTGATAAACATTCTGATGTTATCGGTGCAGCTTGTCTCTTCCGGTGCAATGATGCCGCGTGAACTATTGTCCGGATTCTACATCCATGTCGGCAACGTGTTCCCGGCTACTTACGCCGTAGAAGGGCTAATGAACTTGCTGTTTGGCGGTCCTGGTATCGGAGGGGACGCAGTAGCGCTACTTACTATCACGGTAGTTATGGCACTCGTGATAATTATTGTGGCTGCCTTACGGAGGGAACCCGCGGCTGTCGGCAAGCTAGTAGCTGAACACCAACAGCGTTCGGCTCCCATTTCCGAATTGTAA
- a CDS encoding EbsA family protein, with product MAMLMGIVKALLFPALLFLGYPFIKRKTEIKESDVAIEEIKLPKYFFLTKRAYIVLSIGIIASLALGWLSYISESFVLAILACSSFLLMILLLYFVYHSYFCITDNYVIYREFKIIRILYKDIKRVERENHKICIILKDNRKIELSIFFDESNLMMDLLKRKVQNN from the coding sequence ATGGCTATGTTGATGGGTATTGTTAAAGCTTTATTATTCCCCGCATTACTTTTTCTCGGGTATCCATTTATTAAAAGGAAAACGGAAATCAAAGAATCTGATGTTGCTATTGAAGAGATAAAGTTACCGAAGTATTTTTTTCTCACCAAACGGGCTTATATAGTCCTTTCAATTGGCATCATTGCTTCATTAGCTTTAGGTTGGTTAAGTTATATAAGTGAATCATTTGTTCTAGCAATTCTAGCTTGTTCTTCATTCCTTTTGATGATCCTATTATTATACTTTGTGTATCATTCTTATTTTTGCATAACGGATAATTATGTTATTTATAGAGAATTTAAAATAATAAGAATACTCTATAAGGATATCAAACGAGTTGAGCGGGAAAATCACAAAATATGTATTATACTTAAAGATAATAGAAAGATTGAATTGAGTATATTTTTCGATGAATCAAATTTAATGATGGACTTATTGAAAAGAAAAGTTCAAAACAACTGA
- a CDS encoding pentapeptide repeat-containing protein, protein MIKIKSYVNDPIDIDLPTLEYSNLDRLNLHRALLNGVNLRSASLIGVDLRSAELENTNLSYANLTEANLIAAWLQNALLMNATLVKSKLNGADLRDANLQNADLTDADVWNTNFKGAKLFGTNMTCERLDEALLEGALFNKYTIWPTPFNPLLHGAIEI, encoded by the coding sequence GTGATCAAAATTAAAAGTTATGTCAATGATCCTATTGATATTGATTTGCCAACTTTAGAGTATTCCAATCTAGACAGGCTTAATTTACACAGAGCATTATTAAATGGGGTTAATTTACGTAGTGCAAGTTTGATAGGGGTAGATTTGCGTTCGGCAGAGCTAGAAAACACAAATTTAAGTTATGCCAACTTAACTGAAGCAAACCTGATTGCAGCTTGGTTACAAAATGCACTACTGATGAATGCTACACTTGTAAAATCGAAACTTAATGGTGCAGATTTAAGGGATGCTAATCTTCAAAATGCTGATTTAACAGATGCAGATGTTTGGAATACAAATTTTAAGGGTGCAAAGCTCTTTGGAACCAATATGACTTGCGAAAGATTAGATGAGGCTTTATTAGAAGGCGCACTATTTAATAAGTATACGATCTGGCCTACTCCGTTTAATCCTTTACTGCATGGAGCAATAGAAATTTAG
- a CDS encoding AraC family transcriptional regulator, with amino-acid sequence MEKFNYKKSADILALSASMTDFTYKKHCHEEYALGVTLRGIQQYNLDGSFQSSHKNGVMLFNPEQYHDGSSFDRAGIDYVMLYIKPALFLEIMGKKELVHFSSPIVYDAQLAQCILSLSQAIQHGKDESLCSELLLNLVDLVSNTEINTAHRNNSTFVKRAKEMMFCNIDNVLKLDDLCKEFNLSKYQFNREFKAHTGISPYQFFLNSKVEHAKQSIEKNKDIYTAVAEYGFVDLTHLNRHFKSVFGITAYEYMSQLN; translated from the coding sequence GTGGAGAAATTCAACTACAAGAAATCAGCAGATATCCTCGCATTATCGGCAAGCATGACTGATTTTACTTATAAAAAGCATTGTCATGAGGAATATGCGCTTGGTGTTACCCTGCGTGGTATCCAGCAATATAATCTGGATGGCAGCTTTCAATCCTCCCATAAAAATGGTGTTATGCTGTTTAATCCCGAGCAGTATCACGACGGTAGCTCATTTGATAGGGCTGGCATTGATTATGTCATGCTTTATATCAAGCCGGCTCTATTTTTAGAGATAATGGGCAAGAAAGAATTGGTGCACTTCTCCTCCCCCATCGTCTACGATGCCCAATTGGCGCAATGTATATTGTCCCTTAGCCAGGCTATTCAGCACGGTAAAGATGAATCTCTGTGCAGCGAGCTGCTGTTAAACCTAGTCGACCTTGTTTCCAATACAGAAATAAATACTGCTCACAGAAATAATAGTACATTTGTCAAAAGAGCGAAGGAAATGATGTTCTGCAACATAGACAATGTGCTGAAGCTTGACGACCTCTGTAAAGAATTTAATCTGTCCAAATATCAGTTCAATCGCGAGTTTAAGGCTCATACCGGAATCTCGCCTTATCAGTTTTTCTTGAATAGCAAGGTAGAACATGCCAAGCAGTCCATTGAGAAGAACAAGGATATCTATACAGCAGTAGCTGAATACGGATTTGTGGATCTTACTCATTTAAACAGGCATTTTAAGAGTGTGTTCGGAATAACTGCATATGAATACATGTCACAGCTCAATTGA
- a CDS encoding RHS repeat-associated core domain-containing protein — MGLPTVKPKPLATTSWTGSSLAAKSIDPYSNLFRYSGEYWDTNTGLQNLRARWYDPSIGRFFTEDTWEGRINHLDSQNPYIYMVNNPPIYVDPSGHVFDVIFDMASLAYDAYEFIQDSSWVNAGYIGLDVVSSVDKVTTGALEK, encoded by the coding sequence GTGGGGCTACCAACGGTCAAACCGAAACCTTTGGCTACGACGAGTTGGACCGGATCATCGCTAGCAGCGAAGTCAATAGACCCGTACAGTAATCTCTTCCGCTACTCCGGTGAATACTGGGATACAAATACGGGTTTGCAGAACCTGCGAGCGCGGTGGTACGATCCAAGCATCGGGCGTTTCTTCACGGAAGATACGTGGGAAGGACGGATTAACCATCTGGATAGCCAGAACCCGTATATCTATATGGTGAATAACCCACCGATTTACGTGGATCCAAGTGGACATGTTTTTGATGTAATCTTTGACATGGCATCCCTTGCGTATGATGCTTATGAGTTTATACAAGACTCGAGTTGGGTAAATGCGGGTTATATAGGTCTGGATGTGGTCTCTTCTGTAGATAAGGTTACGACTGGAGCTTTAGAAAAATAA
- a CDS encoding TetR/AcrR family transcriptional regulator, protein MGSDNDVKLRILLAAKKLFARQGFNATTVRQICDEADANISLVSYHFGGKDKVFEALFTEFFPHEILKVTDPQQLDPVSGLKLLIREITAYGLQEPDMVSLLQQEIVMQSPRMDKVREFTLPAWVLLRDWLKLGREQGVFHFRSLDQTFMSVLGCIVFHNKTFYFKPLFDNNEDDTESFLADLTLFILQSIGYVDAAASDS, encoded by the coding sequence ATGGGCTCAGATAATGATGTCAAGCTGCGAATTTTACTGGCTGCAAAAAAGTTATTTGCACGACAAGGCTTTAACGCCACAACTGTTAGACAGATTTGCGATGAGGCAGACGCTAATATATCGCTCGTCTCCTATCATTTTGGTGGTAAAGACAAGGTATTCGAAGCCTTGTTCACGGAATTTTTCCCTCATGAAATTTTGAAAGTAACTGATCCGCAGCAGTTGGATCCCGTCTCGGGTCTCAAGTTGCTCATTCGGGAAATCACCGCTTACGGGCTGCAGGAGCCGGACATGGTCAGTCTGCTGCAGCAGGAAATCGTGATGCAATCCCCCCGGATGGATAAGGTGCGCGAATTCACCCTGCCAGCTTGGGTTTTGCTCCGCGATTGGCTGAAGCTTGGTCGGGAGCAAGGTGTGTTTCATTTTCGATCGCTGGATCAAACATTTATGAGCGTCCTCGGCTGTATCGTTTTTCATAACAAAACCTTCTACTTCAAGCCACTTTTCGATAATAACGAAGATGATACAGAATCGTTTCTAGCAGATTTAACTCTGTTCATCTTGCAGTCTATCGGCTATGTAGATGCAGCTGCATCAGACAGTTAG
- a CDS encoding ATP-binding protein, translated as MRRQSVVLKLFIVTTVLILLVFSLVMLAEGLFFERFYRSSKINTLERNMNQFTEQFKHTESSEQSRLLGAFMNHNDTSTTILNNRFERTPINPYFVKLQSQGKTIMIRIPMEGTPMNYIPEGIEIGSLLVVDGIFMDELDTIMQPVVIQQTKVSLEQGLVRVKGKVTDFMLPEQRSYNPLFQDSLINDALQDWNLKAESYQSRLQNGALVQMDWQDKWSGVNYAVLIRSLAEDSNEGGYLFVMTSLQPVGEAVGVLKQYFVYLAPIIVVLVVILSLIYSRIVSRPLVMLNRSAARLAKLDFTEQPEIYSKDEFGEMSRSLITLSQNLNTTLTELTSANVKLQEDVAEKQRSEQLRKELIANISHELKTPLGIVKGFAEGLQDGVASEKKDRYLALIVNETDRMNALIMDLLELSKFEAKAIRLQPRSLSLTTLIQKVADSFAQQLESKHLQFRINTVEVEKLFVKADPRRMEQVVLNLLSNAIRHAVENSVITIDIKRISPEEITTVIDNIGSPIAEEDLSRIWDQFYRVERSRDRKSGGTGLGLAIVKHILELHESKFGVVNTNQGVAFSFTLYEDRGETHE; from the coding sequence ATGAGAAGACAGAGTGTTGTTCTAAAGCTGTTCATTGTAACCACGGTTCTGATCTTACTCGTTTTTTCGTTGGTTATGCTTGCAGAAGGATTGTTTTTTGAGCGGTTTTACCGTTCGTCTAAGATTAACACCTTGGAACGGAATATGAATCAATTCACAGAACAATTCAAACATACAGAATCAAGTGAACAATCGCGACTGCTTGGCGCATTTATGAATCATAATGACACAAGTACCACCATCTTGAATAACCGGTTTGAACGAACACCCATAAATCCTTATTTTGTGAAATTACAATCACAGGGTAAGACAATTATGATTCGTATCCCAATGGAAGGGACGCCAATGAATTACATCCCGGAAGGGATTGAGATCGGCAGTTTGCTGGTGGTCGATGGTATTTTCATGGATGAGTTGGATACGATCATGCAGCCGGTGGTCATACAGCAGACTAAGGTAAGTCTTGAACAGGGCTTGGTACGGGTAAAAGGGAAGGTAACGGACTTCATGCTGCCAGAGCAGCGCTCGTATAACCCTCTTTTTCAGGACTCCTTAATAAATGATGCGCTTCAGGACTGGAATCTCAAAGCAGAATCATATCAATCTCGCCTGCAAAACGGTGCACTTGTACAGATGGATTGGCAGGATAAATGGAGCGGTGTCAATTATGCAGTTCTGATTCGTTCGCTCGCAGAGGACAGCAATGAGGGAGGTTATTTATTCGTCATGACCTCTCTGCAGCCTGTCGGGGAAGCGGTTGGGGTCCTTAAGCAATATTTTGTTTATTTGGCGCCAATCATTGTTGTACTGGTGGTCATTTTGTCGTTGATTTATTCCAGAATTGTCTCCCGTCCGTTAGTGATGTTAAATCGTTCAGCGGCGCGTCTTGCCAAGTTAGACTTCACTGAGCAGCCTGAAATTTATTCGAAGGATGAATTCGGAGAGATGTCCCGCAGCCTGATTACGTTGTCTCAGAACTTGAACACAACCTTAACGGAGCTAACAAGTGCGAATGTGAAACTGCAAGAGGATGTTGCGGAAAAACAGCGCTCAGAGCAGCTTCGTAAAGAGCTGATTGCGAACATCTCCCATGAATTGAAGACTCCTTTAGGGATAGTAAAAGGTTTTGCGGAAGGTCTGCAGGACGGGGTGGCCAGTGAAAAGAAAGATCGTTACCTGGCCCTTATTGTAAATGAAACGGATCGGATGAATGCTTTAATTATGGATCTGTTGGAGCTATCCAAATTCGAAGCTAAGGCCATCCGGCTACAGCCTAGAAGCCTATCCTTAACAACTCTTATTCAAAAGGTGGCGGATTCATTTGCTCAACAGTTGGAGAGTAAGCACCTCCAATTCCGGATTAACACAGTTGAAGTGGAAAAACTGTTTGTTAAGGCTGACCCCAGACGAATGGAGCAGGTTGTTCTGAATTTATTAAGTAATGCCATACGGCATGCCGTGGAGAATAGTGTCATTACCATTGACATCAAACGCATCTCTCCCGAAGAAATTACCACAGTTATTGATAATATCGGTTCACCCATTGCGGAGGAAGATTTGAGCAGGATATGGGATCAATTTTACCGGGTTGAGCGATCACGGGATCGTAAATCCGGTGGGACAGGTCTGGGACTTGCGATCGTCAAACATATCTTGGAGCTTCATGAGAGCAAGTTTGGTGTGGTAAATACGAATCAAGGCGTCGCCTTTTCTTTTACACTATATGAAGACAGAGGAGAAACCCATGAATAA
- a CDS encoding transposase, producing MLQQHSLSEQSRFSKLFVTLHIGKTLRHAGISKSFGLSSLAVFQIVFSLVFEGKNWFRLLESDRGADLPGKDVIYRFLNQASFAWRRFLQTLSLRIVLYFESLISSSRVRVFIVDDSVLSRNRSKKAELLARVFDHSTGKFIKGYTLLTLGWSDGFSFAPLDFVMLSSAKLANRICEMASNLSKRSAGYKRRMEAFSRKPDAVVALLERALKAGFTADYVLMDSWFTQVPLLRQLTGKGLGVIGMVKEMKQHYLVQGTRMTLREVFQSLPKSNAKDIKGSVIVQTTCGLPVKLVFVRNRNKKREWLAILSTDVTLDAAEIVRIYGMRWSIETFFKVTKSYLKLGTEFQGRSFDQLISHTTIVFSRYLAMEYERRQSSDDRTLGGLFFLFADEVRDLDYQTALQQLMNLFLEMSQANTKKNKTSVFCQLEEWISSLPSYIKGLFRDLSCES from the coding sequence ATGTTACAACAACATTCCCTGTCTGAACAGTCTCGCTTTTCCAAACTTTTTGTCACTCTCCATATCGGGAAAACCTTACGACACGCAGGTATTTCCAAATCCTTTGGTCTTTCGAGTCTCGCGGTTTTTCAAATCGTTTTCTCTTTAGTCTTCGAAGGTAAGAACTGGTTTCGACTCCTAGAGAGTGACCGTGGAGCAGATCTTCCAGGCAAAGATGTTATCTATCGGTTTTTAAATCAAGCTTCTTTTGCTTGGCGGCGCTTCTTGCAGACCTTAAGTCTTCGCATTGTGCTCTATTTCGAATCGCTTATTTCATCTTCGCGTGTACGAGTATTCATCGTTGACGATTCCGTGTTGAGCCGAAACCGTAGTAAAAAAGCAGAGTTACTGGCACGAGTATTTGACCATTCCACGGGCAAATTCATTAAAGGCTACACCCTGTTAACGTTAGGCTGGTCGGACGGGTTTAGCTTCGCTCCGCTTGACTTTGTCATGCTTTCTTCGGCCAAGCTGGCCAATCGTATTTGCGAAATGGCTTCGAATCTCTCGAAACGCAGCGCCGGGTACAAACGTCGAATGGAGGCTTTTTCTCGGAAGCCGGATGCCGTTGTCGCCTTGCTGGAACGGGCTTTGAAAGCGGGATTCACTGCCGACTATGTGCTTATGGATAGCTGGTTTACCCAAGTTCCACTCCTTCGTCAGCTCACCGGCAAAGGCCTTGGTGTGATTGGCATGGTCAAGGAAATGAAACAACACTATCTGGTTCAAGGAACACGAATGACGCTGCGTGAAGTCTTTCAAAGCCTTCCCAAATCGAATGCCAAAGACATTAAAGGCTCTGTCATCGTACAGACGACCTGCGGTCTACCCGTGAAACTTGTTTTTGTGCGCAACCGAAATAAAAAACGAGAATGGCTTGCGATTTTAAGTACAGACGTGACGCTAGATGCAGCTGAAATCGTACGAATCTACGGCATGCGCTGGAGTATAGAGACCTTTTTCAAAGTCACCAAAAGTTATTTGAAACTGGGGACTGAGTTTCAAGGTCGTTCCTTTGATCAACTGATTAGCCATACAACGATTGTATTCAGCCGTTATTTAGCGATGGAGTACGAACGGCGTCAATCGAGTGATGACCGAACACTTGGAGGTCTCTTTTTTCTCTTCGCGGATGAAGTCCGCGATCTGGATTATCAGACCGCCCTCCAGCAACTCATGAATTTATTTCTTGAAATGTCCCAAGCCAATACTAAGAAGAACAAAACGTCCGTTTTTTGTCAACTAGAGGAATGGATCTCTAGTTTACCCAGCTATATCAAGGGTTTGTTTAGAGATTTGAGCTGCGAAAGTTGA
- a CDS encoding polymer-forming cytoskeletal protein: MKKIFTSLLVAGVSIAVLSGCGSNNENTANEAATNAPAATTAPAATTAPVTDAVSTASIVDQADAFTKAVSADGNWIVAILKDLTVDQDVVVAGEFHDKGAADGAIYRKLALYAQDADHKITASYILTAPKVTVQSENFKVQGGTIKGDVYVEAKGFTLDKTATIDGNLYFKTEDLKTSAVLDGKVTGATEIK, encoded by the coding sequence ATGAAGAAGATATTTACAAGTTTGCTAGTGGCAGGAGTTTCGATCGCGGTGTTATCTGGTTGTGGTTCGAATAATGAGAATACAGCCAATGAAGCTGCTACTAATGCTCCAGCCGCTACAACTGCTCCAGCCGCCACAACTGCACCGGTAACTGATGCTGTATCTACAGCATCAATCGTAGATCAAGCAGATGCATTTACTAAGGCTGTAAGCGCAGATGGAAACTGGATTGTTGCTATCCTTAAAGACTTAACAGTCGATCAAGATGTTGTTGTAGCCGGTGAATTCCATGATAAAGGCGCCGCTGATGGAGCTATCTACCGCAAGCTTGCTCTTTATGCACAGGATGCAGATCACAAAATCACAGCATCTTATATCCTAACAGCTCCTAAGGTCACCGTGCAAAGTGAGAACTTCAAAGTCCAAGGCGGAACGATCAAAGGTGATGTTTATGTTGAAGCTAAAGGATTTACTCTTGATAAAACAGCTACAATAGATGGTAACCTGTACTTTAAGACTGAAGATTTGAAAACAAGCGCCGTACTTGATGGTAAAGTAACTGGAGCAACAGAAATCAAATAA
- a CDS encoding rhs-associated protein: protein MSIFDDELVKDLVLNEQNMCVEVIKNPEKYLNIIEQKFEFNGSKIDWLQTNKHHSKESNIESLLTDASLFITELTEKYLNDNVQVMYLGDSLTEFGYQFEIKDLEQILVYFLDIPQHHYFIPLEGDWCLCISHENYLDFGFSFNRD, encoded by the coding sequence TTGAGTATTTTTGATGATGAACTAGTAAAGGATCTAGTATTAAATGAACAAAATATGTGTGTTGAAGTAATAAAGAATCCAGAAAAATATCTGAATATAATTGAACAAAAATTTGAATTTAATGGTTCAAAAATTGATTGGTTGCAAACTAATAAGCATCATAGTAAAGAGTCAAATATCGAATCTTTACTTACTGATGCTAGTCTATTCATTACTGAACTAACAGAAAAATACTTGAATGATAATGTTCAAGTAATGTATTTAGGCGATAGTCTTACAGAGTTTGGGTATCAGTTCGAAATAAAGGATTTAGAACAGATATTAGTCTATTTTTTAGACATTCCACAGCACCATTATTTCATACCTTTAGAAGGTGATTGGTGTCTTTGTATATCGCATGAAAATTATTTAGATTTCGGATTTAGTTTCAACAGGGATTAG
- a CDS encoding GNAT family N-acetyltransferase encodes MNIRVLQETDAPRYQELRLNSLIINPEAFGSTYEREVGFSLETVVERIKPSKDKFVLGAFDSNGSLVGIVTFMRENSQETVHKGNVYGMYVAPEVRGQGLGKSLMLELLTKARDCEGLEQINLTVVSNNDSAKKLYKSVGFEVYSMEGNVLNLRCNIN; translated from the coding sequence ATGAATATACGCGTATTGCAAGAAACAGATGCTCCACGCTATCAAGAATTACGATTGAATTCATTAATAATCAACCCGGAAGCTTTTGGGTCTACATATGAGAGAGAAGTGGGATTTTCGTTAGAAACTGTAGTGGAGCGAATAAAACCGTCTAAGGACAAATTTGTACTAGGGGCGTTTGATAGTAATGGTTCGTTAGTGGGAATTGTGACGTTCATGCGTGAGAATAGCCAGGAAACAGTTCATAAAGGGAATGTTTATGGTATGTATGTAGCGCCTGAAGTGCGCGGGCAAGGGCTAGGGAAATCACTTATGCTTGAACTATTAACAAAAGCGAGGGATTGCGAGGGGTTGGAACAAATAAATTTGACGGTGGTATCCAACAACGATTCCGCAAAGAAGCTGTATAAGTCCGTAGGGTTCGAAGTTTATAGCATGGAAGGTAACGTTTTGAATTTAAGATGTAATATCAATTGA